A single region of the Lactobacillus isalae genome encodes:
- a CDS encoding TetR/AcrR family transcriptional regulator, which yields MVSETFINLSDEKKQKIEKALLKEFSTYPLAKAQVARIVKDAEIARGAFYKYFGDLKDAYSYLYGLAMKEVHMGPPSRLREFDPEAFYKMTVDFINQTENSVYLDLVKMHISQNQAFIGENKKKKLAFLNLNSKVWAAMVLTHEAIDLALFDKKNKDKILKRYHESLCLLEGK from the coding sequence ATGGTTAGTGAGACGTTTATAAATCTTTCGGATGAAAAGAAACAAAAAATTGAAAAAGCACTCTTAAAAGAGTTCAGCACTTATCCGTTAGCTAAAGCTCAAGTAGCAAGAATTGTAAAGGATGCAGAAATTGCGCGAGGTGCATTTTATAAATATTTTGGAGATTTAAAAGATGCTTATAGCTATCTATACGGTCTAGCGATGAAAGAAGTTCATATGGGGCCTCCATCAAGACTAAGGGAATTTGATCCAGAAGCTTTTTATAAAATGACCGTTGATTTTATTAACCAGACCGAGAACAGTGTTTACTTGGATCTGGTTAAGATGCATATTAGTCAGAATCAGGCTTTTATTGGTGAAAATAAAAAGAAAAAATTAGCCTTTTTAAATTTAAATTCTAAAGTTTGGGCTGCAATGGTTCTGACTCATGAAGCTATTGATTTAGCTTTATTTGATAAAAAGAATAAAGACAAAATTTTAAAAAGATATCATGAAAGTTTGTGTTTATTAGAAGGAAAGTAG
- a CDS encoding ABC transporter permease, with protein sequence MFLALKEIKYEKLRYGLITLMIFLIAYLIFMLSSLSVGLASENTQAVNSWQTQSVVLNDNSNVNLNQSLLTKTELKDFKKTDNDSYIGIVPIVVKEKKHQTVSAQFIGLNKSEYIYKNLEVVSGRKAKHDNEIAVDQILWNRGYRLGDEVTLNGSDKKYKIVGFLKNAKINIAPIAYGTMATWKKLRPMAPNVVASGIISKKNLDFKTKNVKSYNKQTFVNKLPGYTAQNSTFELMIGFLFVISLIIIAVFLYILTIQKMPNYAVLRAQGIPSKTLIGATLSQSLILVILGTALAYILMLGTVSVMPATVPIDFAPWIMISTFVGMILMGIIGGLIPIRSILKVDPSKAV encoded by the coding sequence ATGTTTTTAGCTCTAAAAGAAATAAAATACGAGAAGTTGCGATATGGATTAATTACACTAATGATTTTTTTAATTGCATATTTGATCTTCATGCTGTCGTCATTATCGGTAGGTTTAGCTTCAGAAAATACGCAAGCAGTTAATAGTTGGCAGACGCAATCTGTTGTTTTAAATGATAATTCTAATGTGAATTTAAATCAGTCTTTATTAACTAAAACAGAATTAAAGGATTTTAAAAAGACAGATAATGACAGTTATATTGGAATAGTTCCAATTGTAGTAAAAGAAAAGAAGCATCAAACAGTTTCCGCTCAATTTATTGGTCTAAATAAAAGTGAATATATTTATAAAAATTTAGAAGTCGTATCGGGACGCAAGGCTAAACATGATAATGAAATAGCAGTAGATCAAATTCTTTGGAATCGGGGATATCGTCTTGGCGATGAAGTTACTTTAAACGGTAGCGACAAAAAATATAAAATCGTTGGTTTCTTAAAAAATGCCAAAATTAATATTGCTCCAATTGCTTATGGTACGATGGCTACTTGGAAGAAATTACGTCCTATGGCTCCTAATGTTGTTGCATCAGGAATTATCTCCAAGAAAAACTTAGACTTCAAGACTAAGAATGTTAAATCATATAATAAACAAACTTTTGTTAATAAGCTTCCTGGTTATACAGCACAAAATTCCACCTTTGAATTAATGATTGGCTTTCTATTTGTAATTTCATTAATTATTATTGCAGTATTTTTATATATTTTAACCATTCAAAAGATGCCAAATTATGCAGTCTTAAGAGCACAAGGAATACCAAGCAAGACTCTAATTGGTGCAACGCTTAGTCAATCACTTATCTTAGTGATTTTAGGTACGGCGTTAGCATATATTTTGATGTTGGGTACGGTTAGTGTAATGCCAGCTACAGTACCAATTGATTTTGCACCGTGGATTATGATTTCAACATTTGTTGGAATGATCTTAATGGGGATAATTGGTGGGTTAATTCCGATTAGGTCGATTCTTAAAGTGGATCCTTCAAAGGCTGTTTAG
- a CDS encoding histidine phosphatase family protein — protein MRVVILRHGTTELNKQGMIQGSSVNPDLSKEGREYAEKAAKNFDPSQFDAIYASPLKRAQETARIFVGDKTPIQTDKRIEELNYGSWDGKSSAEYRAKYPDAFNKKGLINDNIYKYASDVEKREDFRKRIAAFFDDLYQKHADDTVLVVCHGVVSRMICAHFLTNGDIKYFDQMQNCGLAELDINKDYGTLVYYNRVLA, from the coding sequence ATGAGAGTAGTAATTTTACGTCATGGAACTACTGAACTAAACAAGCAAGGTATGATTCAAGGATCAAGCGTTAACCCTGATTTAAGTAAAGAAGGACGTGAATATGCGGAAAAAGCGGCTAAGAATTTTGATCCTAGTCAATTTGATGCAATATATGCAAGTCCTTTAAAAAGAGCACAAGAAACTGCACGAATTTTTGTAGGAGATAAAACTCCAATTCAAACTGATAAGCGAATTGAAGAATTAAATTATGGTTCTTGGGATGGAAAATCTTCTGCGGAATATCGTGCTAAATATCCAGACGCTTTTAATAAAAAAGGATTAATTAACGACAATATCTATAAATACGCTTCAGACGTTGAAAAGCGCGAAGATTTTAGAAAGAGAATTGCTGCATTCTTTGATGATTTATATCAAAAGCATGCTGATGACACAGTTTTAGTAGTTTGTCATGGTGTGGTAAGTAGAATGATTTGCGCTCACTTTTTAACTAATGGTGATATTAAGTACTTTGATCAAATGCAAAATTGTGGTTTGGCAGAATTAGATATTAATAAAGATTATGGTACTTTAGTTTACTATAATCGTGTTTTAGCCTAG